AGTTTTTGATCTTGCCGCCCTGGACTTCGATCCAGTGACACAGTGCGCCGCGAATGGCTTCCGTCGCGCCCCAGCCGCGACCGTCCTTTTCGGTAGGCTTGATGTACCATTCGTCGTTCAGGCGCAATTCGCGCAGCACATGTTCGATCTCGCGATAGATCTTCGCGCCTTCGTGCATGCGGGCGAAATGGCGCAGAGCCACGCTGGCGCCGCCCATCTTCTTATACATGTCGAGCACCAAAGGATCGTGCCATTGGAAGCTTTCGCCATGCGTGCCGCCGGCGACGAGCTGGCGAGCGAGCGGACCCGCTTCGAGACGGCCATTGTCGACATGGGAGACCGCGGTCGCCCAAGAATATTTCCCGGCATGGTCGAGATCGTTCTTGGCGATCGGCTTCGTCGTGCGGTCGAAAGGATGCACTGGGCTGGTGCCTTCGTCATACCACGCATGCATCGTATCCTCACGCGTAAACCCTTGCTCCATGAGCTTATGCGTGTCGGTCGCGCCGTCATAGACGCCGCTCTTCATGATCATTGCCGCATTGCGGCCGTCGATCGTCGGCTTATTGTACTTGTCTTCATGCGGGAGATAACCCCAGGTCACATATTTGCCGTGGCCCTTGCCATATTTGTCGAGGCCGATGTCGAGGCTCATGCGCCAGAACAGGCCGAGATCGGAATTGGCATGTTCGGGACGTTCGTCGAGCCAGGCCAGGAAGTCGTCATAGCTCTTGATCTGCTCGTAGCGTTCGAGCGAGCAGCCGAGCCAGACCGGCTCCAGCCAGTTGCGGCGGAAATGTTCGAGGATCGACCATGCGCGGGTGACATCGGTCAAAGTCGGCGCGCACATGACGCCGCCCGGAACCATATAGCTCGAATGCGGCCATTGCCCGCCGAGCAGCGCGTAGATCTCGACCGGGCGGCCGGAGATGGTCACGCCGAGCTCGTAATTGGTGCCGGTGAAGGGCGCCCAGCGCTTCACCGCTTCTTCGTAATATTTGCTGCCGGAATAGGCCTTGTTCGTATAGTCGATCATGAACAGGCCGTAGTGATGGCGCGGCAGGCTCTGGATCGATTCGGTCAATTGCCCGAGGTTGCGGGCGAGGATCGCGTTGCGCGGCACTGTCGTGCCCCACGCCGTGTCGAGCGCCCAGGCGGCGCAGGTCAGATGCGAGGCGCCGCAGATGCCGCAAGCGCGGGGCGTGACGACGAGACCCGCTTGCGGGTCCTTGTCACGCAGAATGATCTCGAAGCCGCGAAACAATTCGGCTTGAGTCCAGGCATTGACGACGACTCCATTCTGGATGTCGACGCGGACGTCGAGGTCGCCTTCGACGCGGCCGACCGGTGAAATATCGAGCGTCTGAACGGCTGCTTCAGCCATGATGCTTACTCCTTGGAAATAGGAAGGCGGCGCTAAAGCATTTTCAGGCGAAGTGGATTCCGGTTCGCCGTCCGAAAATGCGACTGTTGAAATTCGGAGCGAGACGCGAAAGCGGCTCGCTCCAAGCCGAAACGGATCGGATCAGACCACGAAAATATCTTGCTCGGCCCAAGCGGGCGCGGCGGCCTTTGCAGCGCCGGTCAGCTTGATGTAGCCGGCCTTGTCGACGCCCGTCGGCATGTCCTTCGGAACGCCCATGACCGTCTGCGTCTTGAACACCGTGCCGGGATCGAGATCGTAGAAGGGGAATTCCGGCTCGGTGCAGCCCATGCAGGGCATGCCGGAGCGGGTCTTGGACGACTGCCTGTTCCACAGCACGCGGTTGCAAGGGCTGTGGGTCATCGGTCCGCGGCAGCCGAGATCGTAGAAAAGACAGCCCTTGCGCTGGCCGAACTCGGTCGCCGAAACCTTATAGGCGAAGTGCATGTTGCGGGTGCAGCCCGTCTGCGTGAAGCTCGAGAAGAAGGTTTTCGGCCGATGGAATTCGTCGAGCGTCAGATCGCCCGCGCGGCCCGAGGCAACCGCCACGAGGATCTGCGTCACCCAATCGGGATGCGCCGGACAGCCCGGAATATTGATGACGGGCAGACCTGCTTTCGAGGTGAAGCCCGTGCCGAGCGAGCCGCCGGGTGCGCGCTTCAAGAATTGCATGCCGACGGATTCGCTCGGGTTCGGCGCCATGGCCGGGATGCCGCCCCAGGTCGCGCAATCGCCGATCGCGACGACGAATTGCGCTGCGTCAGACAATTCCTTGACCCAATCCTTCATGGGCCGTCCGCAGAAGCGGTTCCAATTGCCGGTGCCGTCCGGTGCGTTCACCACTGTGCCTTCGAAGACGAAGATGTCGAGCTGGATCTTGCCGCTGATGCAGTCCTGCAAGAGCTGCTTGACGTTATCGCCGAGTTCGAGGCCAAGAGAAGGATGCCATAGAACATTGATGCCGAAATCCGTCACCAAGTCGCAAGCGCTCGGTTCCTCGGCATTCAAAAAGGACATGGTATTGCCGGAGCAGGCACCGCCTTGCAGCCACAAGAGATTGGCCATTCGCTTCTCCCATCAAGCCTCGTCGGAACGCGAGGTTTCATCAAGGAGAGCGCAAAGGCTATGCCATGCAGGCGAATGGAATGAAAATCATTCTAAATCAAAGACAAGATGAAGAAGATTCGGGCTGTTGCAGTGCGGAATGAAAAGCAACTTACTATGCAGCTGCAAACTTAGTTCACAAGGCAAGCGTGAGGTCTTTTGAACCAAGCGCCGACGGTAGCCACGAAGCGCCAAAGTTTTCCCTTATTGGGAACCAGATTGTTTGCTGGGTCGGTCATCACTGCACACGACCTAACTAGACCGCCGTCAGGCCCCCGTCGACTGGCAGGTCGATGCCTGCGACGTAGCTGCTCTGATCGGAGGCGAGGAATAGAGCTGCGGAGGCGATCTCCTCGGGGCGCGCCAAGCGTGCCAGAGGCGTCATCGCAGTGATCTGGTTTCTGGCTTCGGCGGCGCCCTCTTTGGACGGGAACTGCTCGTCGAACATTGGCGTGTCGACCGCGCCAGGGCTCAGCACGTTGGTCCTGATCTTCCGATCCTTGAGTTCGCTGGTCCACGTGCGGGCTAATGACCTCAGTGCTGCCTTGGTGGCGCTGTAGGTGCTGCGGCCCGGAAAGCCTTTATTCTTCCCGGCGGACGCCACGAGGATGATGGAGGCCCCATTATTCAAGTGGGGCAGCGCCTTTTGAACGGTGAAATAAGTGCCGCGAGCGTTGGTGTTGAAGGTCTTGTCGAAATGCTCGGGCGTCGCGGCGGGGGTCATCGTCTTTTCGACGAAGGCCGCGCTCGCAAAAATCACATCGATCTTGCCCTTCTTCGCGACGATCTCGTAGAGACGGTCGAGGTCATCGAGCTTGGAGATGTCGGTCTTTACGGCGGTGATGTTCGTGCCGATCTCTGCGACGGCCTTGTCGAGTTCGGCCTGCCGGCGACCGGCGATGAACACATAGGCGCCCTCTTCAACGAACCTCTTGGCGGTCGCGAGGCCAATGCCGCTGCTGCCTCCCGTGACGACGGCGATCTTGTTTTTCAATAAAGACATTTTGTTTCCTGCAATCATAACGTCAGAGTTGCGACCAACCGCCATCGACCGGAAGTTCGAGGCCGTTCGTGTAGGTCGCATCGAATGCGAGGAAGAGGACGGCCTTGGCGACTTCCTCCGACGTTCCGAAGCGCTTCATCGGATTGGCTTCGCGCATCTGCCCGGTGAGATAGTCGGCCGTTGGTTTATCGGGAAAGGCCTTGCCGATGATCGGCGTCTCGATGGGGCCGGGCGACACCGCGTTGACGCGAATCCCCCGAGGAAGCAGCTCAGCGGCGAAGGTCCGAGCGAAGGATCGCAGCGCGGCCTTGGCCCCTCCATAGGCGGCGATCATGGGCATCCCCTTGATGTTGGCGGTCGAGGTCGTGAGGACGACGGCGCCACCCTGGTTGATCAGCGGCGCGAGCTTCTGCACCGCGAAAAACGGCCCCTTGGCGTTCAGGTTGAACATCTCGTCGAAGCTCGCCTCGGTCGTGTCTGCGAGTGGGGCGAAGAGGCTAAACCCGGCGTTGACGAAGAGCAGATCGATAGTCTCGAACTCGGCCTTCGCCCGCACGGCGAGGGCGTCAAGGTCCGTCAACGAGCGCGCGTCGCTCGCAACCGCGACGCCGCCCTTCCCAAGCTCCTTCTGCGTCGAATCCAGGCCGGCCTGCGACCGCCCCGTCACGAGAACACGCGCGCCACCCTCGACGAGCATCTTCGCCGTCGCGAGCCCTATGCCGCTCGTGCCGCCGATGATCACCGCCCGCTTCGCTTCGTACCGTTCCATGCGTACTCTCCTTGCGACGCCAGGGGGCGCCTAGCTTATTTTGAACTATTTAGTATGATAATTAGCCACGATGGCTGCGGTCAAGATATTTTTGAACTATTTATTTCAAAACATAGTAAGACCGGTGGACGAGCGCGCAGCGCCGCAATCGCATGCATTCGGGTCACCGCGACCAATTCGCAGCGACCGGCGCTCCTTCAGGACACCGCGCTTAAGGATGCCGGGTTAGACAAGTCGATGCCGGAGACCTTGACGACGGCATGCCACGCGGCTTCCTGGCTGACGTGATCGTGGAGGTGTGGGTGGCGCTGCGCCTCAATTGGGCCCGAAAACTTCCCTTGAGCCGAGGCGAAGAATTGCCCCGAGACGTCGGTTCCGAACTCCGACGCCTGGAGGTACCGACGGGCTGCGGTCTCCGGCGTCTGATTCATGCCGGGAATGAGGTTCACGATTGGGATAAACAGATACTTCAACAACGGGCCAGCGTTTCGCACCACCTTGGTGTCGGTCGCCCCACCGGGCGAGACAGCGTACACGGCCATGCCGGAGGGTAGCCGGCGCGCCAGCGCCGCGACCCACCAAGCGATAATGAGCTTCGCGTCGGCATAGGCATTGTTGGGCACGTACTTCACGTTTGGCCCGTTGCGAATCAGGGCTTCAACAGCGGCGGTTCGGTTACCCTGGTAACTCTTGGCCGCGAAGGCAGGCACGTCGGTGTAGCTGAACATGGGGACGCCCCCTCGGGCTGGCTCCGCACCGGAGATAACAATCCGCGCGTTGGGGCTCAGCAGGTTGACGCGAAGCAAGCCGACAGTCAGTTGATGATGGCCGATCAGCGGGGCCTGAGAAGCCTCGACGCCCACCGCAGTGATCACGCGCGCCTTGGTAGGGACCAGCCCGGCATTGAGCAGTAGGAAGTCGATCGGCCGACCGCGCTTGACGATCTCGGCGAGAGCGGAATCGACGCTGGTCGGCGTGTTCAGATCAAGCTCCAGCGGCGTGAAGACCTGTTTTCTGGTCTCCGCCGCGAGCTGGGCGGCCGCTTCCTTGGCCCCGGCCAGGCTGCGTCCGGTGATGATGATCTCGCCCCAGCCCTCTTCGGCAAGAGAGCGGGCTGCGGCATATCCGAGCCCGGAGGTGGCGCCAGTGACGAGTGCGATCGAATGTTCCATGGGCGGCTCCGTGATGAAGGTTGAGGTCGAAGGAGTCCTGCGAGGCTGGGGCCGCCTTGTTCTTGTTATTTTTGAACTGTTCGATTATATATCTGTGTAAATGTCGCGGTCAATGAGTTTCAAACTAAATGTTTCAAAATTCAGAGAGGTCCCGTGGACGCCCACGTAGCTTCGACGAGAGGGACGCGCTGGAAAAGGCGACCAGGGTGTTCCGGTCGAAAGGCTACGATGGCGTGACGATCGACGATCTCGTCGCAGGCATGGGTGTGGGACGGCCAAGCCTATATTCCGTCTTCGGGGACAAGCGGACGATATTCTTGCGCGCCCTTAGGGCATACGCAGAGGCAAAGGGCGCTCGCGCTGCGAAGGCGCTCTTCTCGCCGCCGACTCTTCGCGACGCGCTCGCCGGCTTCCTGAGGAACGCCGTAGAAACTGCGACCGAGGAAGGATCAGCCCCGGGGTGTCTTCTCGTGTGCGTCGCGCCCCTCGTCGATGATACTGAGGTCCGGCAGTTCCTGCAGGACGCCGTGGCTGCCGGCCTGGCGCTGGTGGAACGCCGTTTCTGCGACGGGATCGACGCGGGAGAAGTCCCGCCTGACTTTCCAGTAGCCACGCGCGCGAGCCAGGTCCTCGACCTTGGCCGCGGCCTGACCATGCGTGCGCAGATGGGCACGCCGCGCAAGACGCTTCTCAGAGACGCAGAGGAAGCGGCCGACTTGGTGCTCCTGTCGCGAAGTGGAAATGCGGTGCAGGATCGTTGAAGCTGCATGGCGTGATGGTTGGAGCAAGCGACTTGCGCTGGCGCCGCCCACTCGGCCCCTAGGCTAGGACACGCCTGCGCCCCGTGTTGCGAATATCAAGAATTTTGCAGCCACGATTCCAAGCTAAAAATATCAAGGGTTTGCGGGATGGATAAATCTGGT
The Methyloferula stellata AR4 DNA segment above includes these coding regions:
- a CDS encoding SDR family oxidoreductase, with the protein product MERYEAKRAVIIGGTSGIGLATAKMLVEGGARVLVTGRSQAGLDSTQKELGKGGVAVASDARSLTDLDALAVRAKAEFETIDLLFVNAGFSLFAPLADTTEASFDEMFNLNAKGPFFAVQKLAPLINQGGAVVLTTSTANIKGMPMIAAYGGAKAALRSFARTFAAELLPRGIRVNAVSPGPIETPIIGKAFPDKPTADYLTGQMREANPMKRFGTSEEVAKAVLFLAFDATYTNGLELPVDGGWSQL
- a CDS encoding SDR family NAD(P)-dependent oxidoreductase codes for the protein MSLLKNKIAVVTGGSSGIGLATAKRFVEEGAYVFIAGRRQAELDKAVAEIGTNITAVKTDISKLDDLDRLYEIVAKKGKIDVIFASAAFVEKTMTPAATPEHFDKTFNTNARGTYFTVQKALPHLNNGASIILVASAGKNKGFPGRSTYSATKAALRSLARTWTSELKDRKIRTNVLSPGAVDTPMFDEQFPSKEGAAEARNQITAMTPLARLARPEEIASAALFLASDQSSYVAGIDLPVDGGLTAV
- a CDS encoding nickel-dependent hydrogenase large subunit, producing MAEAAVQTLDISPVGRVEGDLDVRVDIQNGVVVNAWTQAELFRGFEIILRDKDPQAGLVVTPRACGICGASHLTCAAWALDTAWGTTVPRNAILARNLGQLTESIQSLPRHHYGLFMIDYTNKAYSGSKYYEEAVKRWAPFTGTNYELGVTISGRPVEIYALLGGQWPHSSYMVPGGVMCAPTLTDVTRAWSILEHFRRNWLEPVWLGCSLERYEQIKSYDDFLAWLDERPEHANSDLGLFWRMSLDIGLDKYGKGHGKYVTWGYLPHEDKYNKPTIDGRNAAMIMKSGVYDGATDTHKLMEQGFTREDTMHAWYDEGTSPVHPFDRTTKPIAKNDLDHAGKYSWATAVSHVDNGRLEAGPLARQLVAGGTHGESFQWHDPLVLDMYKKMGGASVALRHFARMHEGAKIYREIEHVLRELRLNDEWYIKPTEKDGRGWGATEAIRGALCHWIEVQGGKIKNYQMIAPTTWNVGPRAGTSERGPIEEALIGTPIKDPHDPVEVGHVARSYDSCLVCTVHAHDAKTGEELARFRTA
- a CDS encoding hydrogenase, whose translation is MANLLWLQGGACSGNTMSFLNAEEPSACDLVTDFGINVLWHPSLGLELGDNVKQLLQDCISGKIQLDIFVFEGTVVNAPDGTGNWNRFCGRPMKDWVKELSDAAQFVVAIGDCATWGGIPAMAPNPSESVGMQFLKRAPGGSLGTGFTSKAGLPVINIPGCPAHPDWVTQILVAVASGRAGDLTLDEFHRPKTFFSSFTQTGCTRNMHFAYKVSATEFGQRKGCLFYDLGCRGPMTHSPCNRVLWNRQSSKTRSGMPCMGCTEPEFPFYDLDPGTVFKTQTVMGVPKDMPTGVDKAGYIKLTGAAKAAAPAWAEQDIFVV
- a CDS encoding SDR family NAD(P)-dependent oxidoreductase, giving the protein MEHSIALVTGATSGLGYAAARSLAEEGWGEIIITGRSLAGAKEAAAQLAAETRKQVFTPLELDLNTPTSVDSALAEIVKRGRPIDFLLLNAGLVPTKARVITAVGVEASQAPLIGHHQLTVGLLRVNLLSPNARIVISGAEPARGGVPMFSYTDVPAFAAKSYQGNRTAAVEALIRNGPNVKYVPNNAYADAKLIIAWWVAALARRLPSGMAVYAVSPGGATDTKVVRNAGPLLKYLFIPIVNLIPGMNQTPETAARRYLQASEFGTDVSGQFFASAQGKFSGPIEAQRHPHLHDHVSQEAAWHAVVKVSGIDLSNPASLSAVS
- a CDS encoding TetR/AcrR family transcriptional regulator, producing the protein MFQNSERSRGRPRSFDERDALEKATRVFRSKGYDGVTIDDLVAGMGVGRPSLYSVFGDKRTIFLRALRAYAEAKGARAAKALFSPPTLRDALAGFLRNAVETATEEGSAPGCLLVCVAPLVDDTEVRQFLQDAVAAGLALVERRFCDGIDAGEVPPDFPVATRASQVLDLGRGLTMRAQMGTPRKTLLRDAEEAADLVLLSRSGNAVQDR